Proteins encoded within one genomic window of Candidatus Methylomirabilota bacterium:
- the ligD gene encoding non-homologous end-joining DNA ligase — translation MPRPTPPAIPRDQDSVVVRLGARDTTLTNLRKAFWPELGLTKGDLLRYYLAVAPALLPHLHDRAMVMKRYPDGAAGPFFFMKRAPEPRPDWIETCAIAHRSGSVIHFPVIQDVLALLWVVNLGCIDLNPWYARCDDTDRPDFLHFDLDPTPGATLAQIADAAHRVREVLAELGMAPLVKTTGSRGLHVYVPILRGPTQKQVWTLAKALALELARRHPDLITAEYRVARRPRQHVIVDYNQNAWGRTLASVYSVRPTPHATVSTPLRWDEVNRELRMEAFRIDTVPARLRERGDLWKPLLGTRRYDIGPLLAPAGRWLSGQAPVGPGIKAPKVPSVRGRTGRRQAAARRRG, via the coding sequence TTGCCACGGCCCACGCCCCCCGCGATCCCGCGCGACCAGGACTCGGTCGTCGTCCGGCTGGGCGCGCGGGACACCACGCTCACGAACCTCCGGAAGGCCTTCTGGCCGGAGCTCGGCCTGACCAAGGGCGACCTCCTGCGGTATTACCTCGCGGTGGCGCCCGCCCTCCTCCCGCATCTCCACGACCGCGCCATGGTGATGAAGCGCTACCCCGACGGCGCCGCCGGGCCGTTCTTCTTCATGAAGCGCGCCCCCGAGCCCCGGCCGGACTGGATCGAGACCTGCGCCATCGCCCACCGCTCCGGCAGCGTGATCCATTTCCCGGTCATCCAGGACGTCCTGGCCCTGCTGTGGGTCGTCAACCTCGGGTGCATCGACCTGAACCCCTGGTACGCGCGCTGCGACGACACCGACCGCCCGGACTTTCTCCACTTCGATCTCGACCCCACGCCCGGCGCGACCCTGGCACAGATCGCCGACGCCGCTCACCGGGTGCGCGAGGTGCTCGCCGAACTCGGCATGGCGCCCTTGGTCAAGACCACCGGCTCGCGCGGGCTTCACGTCTACGTCCCCATCCTGCGCGGGCCGACCCAGAAGCAGGTCTGGACTCTCGCCAAGGCGCTGGCCCTCGAGCTCGCCCGGCGGCACCCCGACCTCATCACCGCCGAGTACCGGGTCGCGCGGCGGCCCCGGCAGCACGTGATCGTCGACTACAACCAGAACGCGTGGGGGCGAACGCTCGCGTCGGTCTACTCCGTCCGGCCCACGCCGCACGCCACCGTGTCCACGCCGCTCCGGTGGGACGAGGTGAACCGCGAGCTGCGCATGGAGGCCTTCCGGATCGACACGGTGCCGGCGCGGCTCCGCGAGCGGGGCGACCTCTGGAAGCCACTGCTCGGGACCCGCCGCTACGACATCGGCCCCCTCCTGGCCCCGGCCGGGCGCTGGCTCTCCGGGCAGGCCCCCGTCGGTCCCGGGATCAAGGCACCGAAGGTCCCGTCCGTCCGCGGCCGGACGGGCCGCCGCCAGGCGGCCGCGCGACGGCGTGGCTGA
- a CDS encoding DNA-binding protein yields the protein MKLTIDLSPAHAERLRREAERLGLAPEDLARATLADLLTTRDDDFNAAAERVLRKNEELYRRLA from the coding sequence ATGAAGCTGACCATCGACCTTTCGCCTGCCCACGCCGAACGGCTGCGCCGCGAGGCGGAGCGTCTGGGCCTCGCGCCGGAAGACCTTGCCCGGGCTACGCTCGCAGACCTGCTGACAACCCGGGACGACGATTTCAACGCGGCGGCCGAGCGAGTACTGCGGAAGAACGAGGAGCTGTATCGGCGCCTCGCCTGA
- a CDS encoding alpha-amylase family glycosyl hydrolase has product MPPIIYNLFPTLAGPGPAWIGHAERARGMGFDWLYLNPLHSPGFSGSLYAIKDYERLHPLLDPAGAGASLDALAPVIRSIRDLGLGVMMDLVINHTARDNPLVTTHPEWFRRDARGEIVSPSAIDPADPAQVTVWGDLAEIDNAGAVDREGLWRFWEGLVQRALDLGFTGFRCDAAYKVPAALWARLLARGKAADPGVLFVAETLGCRLEEVAALATAGFDYFYNSSKWWDFVAPWCLEQHEQFRTVAPSISFPESHDTARLAAETGGSEPVQRQRYAFAAVFSAGVQITVGYEFGFRRALDVVKTRPSDWEAPTFDLTGFIRGVNALKRTHPLLAGEGVLRRREAGAADVTVLERRSDEAGSHRGLILVNRSVAEAREVSPEPTGVPGDRLFRPCLEGAPSDGTPVPETVRLAPAEVALVLSPRARRPA; this is encoded by the coding sequence ATGCCGCCGATCATCTACAACCTCTTCCCGACGCTCGCCGGACCGGGTCCCGCCTGGATCGGCCATGCCGAGCGGGCTCGGGGGATGGGGTTCGACTGGCTCTACCTGAACCCGCTCCATTCCCCCGGCTTCTCCGGGAGCCTTTACGCGATCAAGGACTACGAGCGGCTCCACCCGCTCCTCGACCCAGCCGGCGCCGGCGCGTCGCTGGACGCGCTCGCTCCGGTGATCCGGTCGATCCGGGACCTCGGGCTTGGCGTGATGATGGATCTCGTGATCAACCACACCGCCAGAGACAACCCGCTCGTCACGACGCACCCGGAGTGGTTTCGCCGCGATGCGCGCGGAGAGATCGTGAGCCCGTCGGCCATCGATCCTGCCGACCCGGCGCAGGTCACGGTGTGGGGCGATCTCGCGGAAATCGACAACGCCGGAGCCGTGGACCGGGAGGGTCTCTGGCGATTCTGGGAAGGCCTGGTCCAGCGCGCCCTCGACCTCGGGTTCACCGGATTCCGCTGCGACGCCGCCTACAAGGTGCCGGCCGCCCTGTGGGCCCGGCTGCTCGCGCGGGGCAAGGCGGCCGACCCGGGCGTCCTCTTCGTCGCCGAGACGCTGGGCTGCCGGCTCGAGGAGGTGGCGGCCCTCGCCACCGCCGGGTTCGACTACTTCTACAACAGCTCCAAGTGGTGGGACTTCGTCGCGCCGTGGTGTCTCGAGCAGCACGAGCAGTTCCGCACCGTGGCGCCCTCGATCTCGTTCCCGGAGTCCCACGACACCGCCCGCCTGGCCGCCGAGACCGGCGGGAGCGAGCCGGTCCAGCGCCAGCGGTACGCCTTTGCCGCCGTCTTCTCGGCCGGCGTCCAGATCACGGTGGGTTACGAGTTCGGCTTCCGCCGCGCACTGGATGTCGTCAAGACGCGGCCGTCGGACTGGGAGGCGCCGACCTTCGACCTGACGGGGTTCATCCGCGGCGTGAACGCGCTCAAGCGCACGCACCCGCTGCTGGCTGGCGAGGGCGTGCTCCGGCGCCGTGAGGCCGGGGCGGCCGACGTGACGGTGCTCGAGCGCCGGTCGGACGAGGCCGGCTCCCACCGCGGGCTGATCCTGGTGAACCGGAGCGTGGCGGAGGCGCGCGAAGTTTCCCCGGAGCCGACGGGCGTGCCCGGGGACCGCCTCTTCCGCCCCTGCCTCGAGGGCGCCCCATCGGACGGGACCCCGGTGCCGGAGACCGTCCGCCTGGCGCCGGCCGAGGTGGCCCTCGTGCTGAGTCCCCGCGCGCGCCGCCCCGCCTAG